A single Methylobacterium sp. 17Sr1-1 DNA region contains:
- a CDS encoding DUF808 domain-containing protein, producing the protein MSIGLIALLDDVAALAKTAAASLDDIAGQASKAGAKAAGVVIDDAAVTPRYVVGFAADRELPIVGRIAVGSLRNKLLILLPGALALSALAPWAITPLLMLGGAYLCYEGTEKVYEALVPHQAHAHEDQLGAGPGADRTLEDRRVASAIKTDFILSAEIMAITLAAIPEGSFWTRAAVLAIVAVGITAAVYGTVALIVKADDAGLALAGNASPSPLGRLSRGVGRAVVKGMPGLLKLLAVVGTAAMIWVGGGILIHGLEGYGLSGPAHAIHGAATYVAALFPAAGGLVEWLVTATASGLVGLVVGGLLIPITGFVLVPAWQSLARSRHRAA; encoded by the coding sequence GTGAGCATCGGACTGATCGCCCTGCTGGACGATGTCGCGGCCCTCGCCAAGACGGCCGCGGCCTCCCTCGACGACATCGCCGGGCAGGCCAGCAAGGCGGGCGCGAAGGCCGCCGGCGTCGTCATCGACGATGCCGCGGTCACGCCGCGCTACGTCGTCGGCTTCGCGGCCGACCGGGAACTGCCCATCGTCGGCCGGATCGCGGTGGGCTCCCTGCGCAACAAGCTCCTGATCCTGCTGCCCGGCGCGCTCGCGCTCAGCGCCCTGGCGCCCTGGGCGATCACCCCGCTGCTCATGCTGGGCGGCGCCTATCTCTGCTACGAGGGCACCGAGAAGGTCTACGAAGCCCTCGTCCCCCACCAGGCCCATGCCCACGAGGACCAGCTCGGAGCCGGCCCGGGAGCGGACCGGACGCTGGAGGACCGGCGCGTCGCGAGCGCCATCAAGACCGACTTCATCCTCTCCGCGGAGATCATGGCGATCACCCTCGCGGCCATTCCGGAGGGGAGCTTCTGGACGCGGGCCGCCGTCCTGGCGATCGTGGCCGTGGGCATCACCGCGGCCGTCTACGGCACCGTCGCCCTGATCGTGAAGGCCGACGATGCCGGCCTCGCGCTCGCCGGCAATGCCTCGCCCTCGCCTCTCGGACGCCTCAGCCGGGGCGTCGGACGCGCCGTGGTGAAGGGCATGCCCGGCCTGCTCAAGCTGCTGGCTGTCGTCGGCACGGCCGCGATGATCTGGGTAGGCGGCGGCATCCTGATCCACGGCCTGGAAGGCTACGGCCTGTCGGGTCCGGCCCATGCGATCCACGGGGCCGCCACATACGTCGCAGCGCTGTTTCCGGCGGCCGGGGGGTTGGTGGAGTGGCTGGTCACGGCGACGGCATCAGGGCTCGTCGGGCTGGTCGTCGGCGGTCTCCTGATCCCGATCACCGGCTTCGTTCTGGTGCCGGCGTGGCAGAGCCTCGCGCGGTCCCGCCATCGTGCCGCCTGA
- a CDS encoding TIM barrel protein, with protein sequence MHASSDWPLGLAHFTCIGVPPVDLVRLGARTGCASVGLRLYPAFPGAPSYALPTGSDAFREMRRALADEGLRVHDIEFVTLSEDFVPASLAGILESAAGLGARRLSVCGDDPDRPRLVARFAELCDLAAGFGLSVDLECMAWRQVACLPDAVRVVEAAGRPNGGVLVDALHLARTGGSPEDVRAVPPGLIRHAQLCDAPAEAPRSTDAIIQEARAGRLAPGDGALPLRALVAALPATASLSIEVPITGTTAPEDHVRANLAAARRVLAG encoded by the coding sequence ATGCACGCCTCGTCCGACTGGCCGCTCGGCCTCGCCCACTTCACCTGCATCGGGGTGCCGCCCGTCGATCTCGTCCGGCTCGGCGCCCGGACCGGCTGCGCGTCGGTGGGCCTGCGGCTCTACCCCGCCTTCCCGGGGGCGCCGTCCTACGCGCTGCCGACCGGGAGCGACGCGTTCCGAGAGATGCGCCGGGCGCTCGCCGACGAGGGATTGCGCGTCCACGACATCGAGTTCGTCACGCTGTCTGAGGATTTCGTTCCGGCCTCGCTCGCCGGCATCCTCGAATCAGCCGCGGGGCTCGGCGCCCGGCGCCTGAGCGTGTGCGGCGACGACCCCGATCGCCCGCGCCTCGTCGCCCGCTTCGCCGAGCTCTGCGACCTCGCGGCCGGGTTCGGCCTGAGCGTCGACCTCGAATGCATGGCCTGGCGGCAGGTTGCCTGCCTGCCCGATGCCGTCCGGGTGGTCGAGGCCGCCGGCCGGCCGAATGGCGGCGTCCTCGTCGACGCGCTCCACCTCGCCCGGACCGGCGGCTCGCCCGAGGATGTACGCGCCGTGCCGCCCGGCCTGATCCGCCACGCGCAGCTCTGCGACGCTCCGGCCGAGGCGCCGCGATCGACGGACGCGATCATCCAGGAGGCCCGGGCCGGGCGCTTGGCCCCGGGAGACGGGGCGCTGCCGCTGCGGGCGCTGGTCGCGGCGTTGCCGGCAACGGCGTCCCTGTCGATCGAGGTGCCGATCACCGGCACCACCGCGCCCGAGGACCATGTGCGGGCGAACCTGGCGGCGGCCCGGCGGGTCCTCGCGGGCTGA
- a CDS encoding GntR family transcriptional regulator, whose amino-acid sequence MPGLALVDDGKNTMASQLVDRLREAIVSGQLEAGSKINLERARASFGVSLSPLREALARLISDGLVVFEDNRGYRVAPVSLSNLAEITRLREEFEILALRQAIAIGTVDWEGDVMRALHRMNRVARDPEQPDTLERWEAYHREFHLTLIAGCRMPLLLNFCGVLLSLNDRYRRSFLRRPPGGDRNVAQEHSEIAQGAVARDADFACDRLREHIHRTGTNLRRHLADTLAP is encoded by the coding sequence ATGCCGGGCCTCGCCCTGGTCGATGACGGCAAGAACACGATGGCGAGCCAGCTCGTCGACCGGCTGCGCGAGGCGATCGTCTCCGGCCAGCTCGAAGCGGGCAGCAAGATCAACCTGGAGCGCGCCCGCGCGAGCTTCGGGGTCTCGCTCAGCCCGCTGCGGGAGGCGCTCGCCCGGCTGATCTCCGACGGTCTCGTGGTGTTCGAGGACAATCGCGGCTACCGCGTCGCGCCGGTCTCGCTCTCGAACCTGGCGGAGATCACCCGGTTGCGCGAGGAGTTCGAGATCCTGGCCCTGCGCCAGGCGATCGCGATCGGCACCGTGGACTGGGAGGGCGACGTGATGCGCGCCCTCCACCGCATGAACCGGGTCGCGCGGGACCCGGAGCAGCCCGACACGCTGGAGCGGTGGGAGGCGTATCACCGGGAGTTCCACCTCACGCTGATCGCCGGCTGCCGCATGCCGCTGCTGCTCAACTTCTGCGGCGTGCTGCTCAGCCTGAACGACCGCTACCGGCGCTCGTTCCTGCGCCGCCCGCCCGGCGGCGACCGGAACGTCGCCCAGGAGCATAGCGAGATCGCGCAGGGCGCGGTCGCGCGCGACGCCGACTTCGCCTGCGACCGCTTGCGCGAGCACATCCACCGCACGGGCACCAACCTCCGGCGGCACCTCGCCGACACGCTCGCCCCCTGA
- a CDS encoding dioxygenase has translation MRIERQQDVTPAVLEVMARTRDPRLREIMTSLITHLHGFVRDVRLTEAEFRDATAILNEIGALASDTHNEFVLMAGSLGVSSLVCLLNNGDHGNTETSQSLLGPFWRLNAPRVENGGTIVRSDTPGDPLFVSARVLDGEGRPIAGAGVDVWHASPVGLYENQDPEQAEMNLRGKFTTDDAGRFWFRTVMMIGYPIPTDGVVGRLLAAQGRHPMRPAHLHALIVKPGFKVLISQVYDANDPHIESDVQFGVTKALVGDFVRHEEPHPDAPDASAPWYSLDYTYVMEPGEAVLPRPPIK, from the coding sequence ATGCGCATCGAGCGCCAGCAGGACGTGACGCCGGCCGTACTGGAGGTGATGGCGCGGACACGCGACCCCCGCCTGCGCGAGATCATGACCTCGCTCATCACCCACCTGCACGGCTTCGTTCGCGACGTGCGCCTCACCGAGGCCGAGTTCCGCGACGCCACCGCGATCCTCAACGAGATCGGGGCGCTCGCCTCCGACACCCACAACGAGTTCGTGCTGATGGCCGGCTCGCTCGGCGTGTCGTCCCTCGTCTGCCTCCTGAACAACGGCGACCACGGCAACACCGAGACCTCGCAGTCGCTGCTCGGGCCGTTCTGGCGCCTCAACGCGCCGCGGGTCGAGAATGGCGGCACGATCGTACGCTCCGACACGCCGGGCGATCCGCTCTTCGTCAGCGCCCGCGTGCTCGACGGCGAGGGCCGGCCGATCGCGGGAGCGGGGGTCGACGTCTGGCACGCCTCACCGGTGGGCCTCTACGAGAACCAGGATCCCGAGCAGGCCGAGATGAACCTGCGCGGCAAGTTCACCACCGACGACGCGGGCCGGTTCTGGTTCCGCACGGTGATGATGATCGGCTACCCCATCCCCACCGACGGCGTCGTCGGCCGGCTCCTGGCGGCTCAAGGGCGCCACCCGATGCGCCCGGCCCACCTGCACGCCCTGATCGTCAAGCCGGGCTTCAAGGTGCTGATCTCGCAGGTCTACGACGCCAACGACCCGCACATCGAGTCCGACGTGCAGTTCGGCGTGACCAAGGCCCTCGTCGGCGACTTCGTGCGCCACGAGGAGCCGCATCCGGACGCCCCGGACGCGTCGGCGCCCTGGTACTCCCTCGACTACACCTACGTCATGGAGCCTGGCGAGGCCGTGCTGCCGCGCCCGCCGATCAAGTGA
- the hpaH gene encoding 2-oxo-hept-4-ene-1,7-dioate hydratase, producing the protein MLSDDDHRKAAEAILKAERERVPCPLLSKTYPGMEIADAYRVQDLWAEARIASGARLAGHKIGLTSRAMQMASKMTEPDYGRILDDALFNDGAQIRTDLFIKPRLEVELAFIMGEDLSGPGCRIYDVMRATEFVVPALEIIDYRTEVPRAIVDTIADNAAFGAIVVGGRTVRPFDVDVRWIGATLSQNGIIEESGVSAAIMGHPAAGIAWLVNKLAAVDAGLKKGQIVLGGSFTRPVDIRKGDVIQADYGPLGAIGVSFV; encoded by the coding sequence GTGCTGAGCGACGACGATCACCGCAAGGCCGCCGAGGCCATCCTCAAGGCCGAGCGCGAGCGGGTGCCCTGCCCGCTTCTCTCCAAGACTTATCCAGGCATGGAGATCGCGGACGCCTACCGCGTCCAGGACCTCTGGGCCGAGGCGCGGATCGCCTCGGGCGCGCGGCTGGCCGGCCACAAGATCGGCCTGACCTCGCGCGCCATGCAGATGGCCTCGAAGATGACCGAGCCGGATTACGGCCGCATCCTCGACGACGCACTCTTCAACGACGGGGCGCAGATCCGCACCGACCTGTTCATCAAGCCGCGGCTCGAGGTCGAGCTCGCCTTCATCATGGGCGAGGACCTGTCGGGGCCGGGCTGCCGCATCTACGACGTGATGCGGGCGACCGAGTTCGTGGTCCCGGCCCTCGAGATCATCGACTACCGGACCGAGGTGCCGCGGGCGATCGTCGATACCATCGCCGACAACGCCGCCTTCGGGGCGATCGTGGTCGGCGGGCGCACGGTCCGGCCCTTCGACGTCGACGTGCGCTGGATCGGCGCGACCTTGTCGCAGAACGGCATCATCGAGGAATCGGGCGTCTCGGCCGCCATCATGGGCCACCCGGCCGCCGGCATCGCCTGGCTCGTCAACAAGCTCGCGGCGGTCGATGCGGGATTGAAGAAGGGGCAGATCGTGCTCGGCGGCTCGTTCACGCGTCCGGTCGACATCAGGAAGGGCGACGTGATCCAGGCCGATTACGGCCCGCTCGGCGCCATCGGCGTCTCCTTCGTCTGA
- a CDS encoding response regulator yields MSSDAGHCPGTASPDPLAIRAEIPAKILIVDDDRRNLLAASEILADPAVDLVLADSPEEALRRTLREEFALILLDVQMPRMDGYEVAALIRSRPRTSCVPILFLTAHNKEDMHIFRGYSAGAVDYVFKPIQPLVLKSKVDVFVDLYRKTEEIKRKAAAEKQLLLENLRVRGEKLEAEQALRRREEHQAAVLRGLPIALYTSPVGLEDRRLHFTNDSIERITGFSRGSFADSGLWESRLDPEDSERVLRELRTLAETGAAALEYRWRNADGTERHILDQVVVNRAEDGTAAELFGMWFDVTERKELELSLQHASKLEAVGRLTGGIAHDFNNMLSIVIGNLDLAKGSLQDNEKALRRVENAIEGAHRCAELTSRLLAFSRRSPLQPRALDFASFIPGLTKLLARTLGERITISADLGDGLPEICVDHAQFEAALINLAVNARDAMPEGGTLGIRVEGRDVPASEDAEGTRCVDITVADTGTGMPPAILARVFEPFFTTKEVGKGTGLGLSMVYGFVQQSGGTITVDSNPGQGTRFVVTLPALDRTIIPSESAERPASDVAANAVNGAGKVVLVVEDDADVRSTIISTLEALAFTVLSAQDGSEALGILERERDIALVFSDVNMPGTMSGIDLGHVIRRQWPQMPILLTSGYLEEDQDASDFDLLFKPYRTDELIETLRVSLCGIRAA; encoded by the coding sequence ATGAGTTCCGACGCCGGGCACTGCCCGGGCACCGCGTCCCCGGACCCGCTCGCGATCCGGGCCGAGATCCCGGCCAAAATCCTGATCGTCGACGACGACCGGCGCAACCTGCTCGCCGCGTCCGAGATCCTGGCCGATCCGGCGGTCGATCTCGTGCTGGCGGACTCGCCCGAGGAGGCCCTGCGCCGAACCCTGCGGGAGGAGTTCGCCCTCATCCTGCTCGACGTGCAGATGCCGCGCATGGACGGCTACGAGGTCGCCGCCCTGATCCGCAGCCGCCCGCGCACCTCCTGCGTCCCGATCCTGTTCCTCACCGCGCACAACAAGGAGGACATGCACATCTTCCGCGGCTACTCGGCCGGCGCGGTGGACTACGTCTTCAAGCCGATCCAGCCGCTCGTGCTGAAATCGAAGGTCGATGTCTTCGTCGATCTCTACCGCAAGACCGAGGAGATCAAGCGCAAGGCGGCGGCCGAGAAACAGCTTCTCCTCGAGAACCTGCGCGTGCGGGGCGAAAAGCTGGAAGCCGAGCAGGCCCTGCGCCGGCGCGAGGAGCACCAGGCCGCCGTCCTGCGGGGCCTGCCGATCGCGCTCTACACCTCGCCGGTCGGGCTCGAGGATCGGCGGCTCCACTTCACCAACGACAGCATCGAGCGCATCACCGGCTTCTCGCGCGGCAGCTTCGCGGATTCCGGTCTCTGGGAATCCCGTCTCGACCCCGAGGACAGCGAGCGCGTCCTCCGGGAGCTGCGCACCCTGGCCGAGACGGGCGCTGCCGCCCTCGAATATCGCTGGCGCAACGCCGACGGCACCGAGCGGCACATCCTCGACCAGGTCGTGGTCAACCGGGCTGAGGACGGCACGGCGGCCGAGCTGTTCGGGATGTGGTTCGACGTGACCGAGCGCAAGGAACTCGAACTCAGCCTGCAGCATGCCTCGAAACTGGAGGCCGTCGGCCGCCTGACCGGCGGCATCGCGCACGACTTCAACAACATGCTGAGCATCGTGATCGGCAATCTCGATCTCGCGAAGGGATCGCTGCAGGACAACGAGAAGGCGCTGCGCCGGGTCGAGAACGCCATCGAGGGCGCGCATCGCTGCGCGGAGCTGACCAGCCGGCTGCTCGCCTTCTCGCGGCGCTCGCCGCTGCAGCCCCGGGCGCTGGACTTCGCCAGCTTCATCCCCGGCCTGACCAAGCTCCTCGCGCGGACGCTCGGCGAGCGGATCACCATCTCGGCCGATCTCGGCGACGGGCTCCCGGAGATCTGCGTCGATCACGCCCAGTTCGAGGCGGCCCTCATCAACCTCGCGGTCAACGCGCGGGACGCCATGCCGGAGGGCGGGACGCTCGGCATCCGCGTCGAGGGCCGCGACGTCCCCGCATCCGAGGACGCCGAGGGCACACGCTGCGTCGACATCACCGTCGCCGACACGGGGACCGGGATGCCGCCCGCGATCCTCGCCCGGGTGTTCGAGCCGTTCTTCACCACCAAGGAGGTCGGCAAGGGCACAGGTCTCGGTCTCAGCATGGTGTACGGCTTCGTGCAGCAGAGCGGCGGCACCATCACGGTCGACAGCAATCCGGGCCAGGGCACGCGCTTCGTGGTCACGCTGCCCGCGCTCGACAGGACGATCATCCCGTCGGAGAGCGCCGAGCGGCCCGCGTCCGATGTTGCGGCGAACGCCGTGAACGGTGCGGGCAAGGTCGTGCTGGTGGTCGAGGACGACGCCGATGTCCGCTCGACCATCATCTCGACGCTCGAGGCGCTCGCGTTCACGGTGCTGAGCGCGCAGGACGGCAGCGAGGCTCTCGGCATCCTGGAGCGCGAGCGGGACATCGCTCTCGTCTTCAGCGACGTGAACATGCCGGGCACGATGTCCGGCATCGATCTCGGGCACGTGATCCGCCGGCAATGGCCGCAGATGCCGATTCTGCTGACCTCCGGCTATCTCGAAGAAGATCAGGATGCGAGCGACTTCGACCTGCTGTTCAAGCCTTATCGCACCGACGAGTTGATAGAGACCCTGAGGGTGTCGCTGTGCGGCATCCGCGCGGCGTGA